A single window of Leptospira wolffii serovar Khorat str. Khorat-H2 DNA harbors:
- a CDS encoding glycosyltransferase family 39 protein → MPKADANWALPTAVSIVREGNTNLDEYMQLPETRQFFPEMTLKVGEHSYDYFPVGGAFLALPQVFLLLQINGTKEVIRHSSEASKLVASSWMAISALLIFFGFRRKFGDSAAILAALLFSFATPALSSGSRAMWQQSASLLLNCVFIFFLTKNTFKKYELILLGFLLGFSVWVRPSTVVVSGPIFLYLIFLLRKGIVWVILPAIFSLGLYILYNLTLFGTFTPSYFNSHIRKIFQFSGFGEGLAGILFSPGRGIFVWSPFFLFGILGILRIRQDREKNLSILFLYCIITHIFVIASFHTWWGGHSIGPRLLAELSPFFLWFSIQGFLSLSDRGWKDRLLRNAWVIACIFSAIIHIRASVDPGPMYWNQVGNEKERSWDWKDPQFMSGDWSIKLLY, encoded by the coding sequence ATGCCTAAGGCCGATGCGAACTGGGCTTTACCTACCGCAGTCAGTATCGTTCGAGAAGGAAATACGAATCTTGACGAATACATGCAGCTTCCCGAGACCCGACAATTCTTTCCTGAAATGACCCTGAAGGTAGGCGAGCATTCTTACGATTATTTTCCGGTAGGGGGAGCATTTCTCGCTTTGCCGCAAGTTTTTCTACTTCTCCAAATCAACGGAACTAAGGAGGTAATTCGTCATTCTTCCGAAGCGAGTAAATTAGTGGCATCCAGTTGGATGGCAATCTCGGCACTATTGATCTTTTTCGGATTTCGAAGAAAATTCGGAGACTCGGCTGCAATCTTAGCGGCATTACTTTTTTCATTCGCAACCCCCGCTCTTTCCTCAGGAAGTCGCGCAATGTGGCAACAAAGCGCAAGTCTACTACTGAACTGCGTTTTTATATTTTTCCTTACTAAAAATACATTCAAAAAATATGAACTCATTCTCCTAGGTTTCTTATTGGGATTCTCGGTTTGGGTCCGACCCAGCACTGTGGTGGTAAGCGGACCCATTTTTCTATATTTGATTTTCCTCTTACGAAAAGGAATCGTTTGGGTAATCCTTCCGGCGATATTCTCCTTAGGACTTTACATACTTTATAATCTAACTCTTTTCGGAACCTTTACCCCTTCTTACTTCAATTCTCATATACGAAAGATCTTCCAATTCTCCGGATTCGGGGAAGGACTCGCAGGAATTCTCTTTAGTCCAGGAAGGGGAATCTTCGTTTGGTCCCCCTTTTTTCTATTCGGAATCTTGGGAATACTGCGAATTCGCCAAGATCGGGAAAAAAATCTCTCTATTCTTTTTCTCTACTGTATCATCACGCATATCTTTGTAATTGCGAGTTTTCATACTTGGTGGGGAGGCCATTCTATCGGGCCTAGGCTATTGGCGGAACTAAGTCCCTTTTTCCTTTGGTTTTCCATCCAAGGATTTCTTTCTCTTTCGGACCGGGGATGGAAGGATAGGCTTCTCCGAAACGCATGGGTCATCGCATGCATTTTTAGCGCGATCATCCATATCCGAGCATCTGTGGATCCCGGACCCATGTATTGGAATCAAGTCGGAAACGAAAAAGAACGTTCTTGGGATTGGAAAGATCCCCAATTTATGAGTGGAGATTGGTCGATCAAACTTCTATACTGA
- the eat gene encoding ethanolamine permease — protein MEQKEEFNKTLGPWLLWGLGVGYVISGMYFGWNLGLPVGGTLGLGLATIVIILLYVCFSFSYTELACMIPKAGGAFDYGKEALGNKWAYLVGTAQLIEFLFAPPAIAAAIGAYFSLFIPALDPLWIAIFAYCIFTILNILGVKSAATFELAITVLAVFELLLFAGLTLPHFSWEKFSHNPLPQGWVGALGALPFAVWFFLAIEGVANVAEETRNPQRNILIGFGSALITLVLLCGLVFFSAIGVGGWEMIVYPSVGAPASDYPLPLALRKIYGESGWAFHLLITIGLFGLVASFHGIILAGGRATFEFGRAGFLPEILGRIQPKFKTPANALFANTIFGIGALLTGKTGELITLSALGALVLYFCSMISFFVLRVREPDRERPFSTPGGFWMPSIAMILSAIVLVVTAWQHPRMFLVFLLLISSGLLWARKIFFSR, from the coding sequence ATGGAACAGAAAGAAGAATTTAACAAGACTTTGGGCCCGTGGCTACTTTGGGGCCTAGGAGTGGGATACGTAATCTCAGGCATGTATTTCGGCTGGAATTTAGGACTTCCTGTGGGAGGAACTCTAGGGTTAGGACTTGCCACGATAGTAATCATTCTGCTGTATGTTTGCTTCTCTTTTAGTTACACCGAACTGGCCTGTATGATCCCGAAAGCGGGCGGTGCGTTCGATTACGGAAAAGAGGCCTTGGGAAATAAGTGGGCCTATCTCGTAGGAACGGCTCAGTTGATCGAATTCTTATTCGCACCTCCCGCTATTGCAGCCGCCATAGGAGCGTATTTTTCTCTTTTCATTCCGGCTTTGGATCCCTTATGGATCGCGATCTTTGCCTATTGCATCTTTACGATCTTGAATATTCTCGGAGTCAAATCCGCCGCCACTTTCGAGTTAGCGATCACCGTACTAGCCGTTTTCGAATTATTACTTTTTGCCGGATTGACTTTGCCTCATTTTTCTTGGGAAAAATTCTCCCACAATCCTTTACCTCAAGGATGGGTTGGAGCTTTGGGAGCTCTTCCCTTTGCGGTCTGGTTCTTTCTTGCTATCGAAGGAGTCGCGAATGTGGCGGAAGAAACTAGGAACCCTCAGAGAAATATTCTGATCGGATTCGGCTCTGCGCTGATCACGTTGGTTCTTCTTTGCGGGCTCGTATTTTTCTCTGCGATAGGAGTAGGCGGCTGGGAAATGATCGTATACCCGTCCGTTGGAGCTCCTGCATCGGACTATCCGCTCCCTCTTGCATTACGTAAGATTTACGGGGAAAGCGGTTGGGCATTTCATCTTTTGATTACGATAGGACTCTTTGGCTTGGTCGCTTCCTTTCATGGAATCATTCTCGCAGGCGGACGGGCGACCTTTGAATTCGGAAGAGCAGGATTCCTTCCTGAAATTTTGGGAAGAATCCAACCTAAGTTTAAAACACCGGCCAACGCGCTTTTCGCAAATACGATCTTCGGAATCGGGGCGCTTCTTACCGGGAAAACCGGAGAATTAATCACTCTATCCGCATTGGGAGCCTTGGTTTTGTATTTTTGTTCGATGATCAGCTTCTTTGTATTAAGGGTGCGAGAACCGGACCGGGAGCGTCCTTTTTCGACTCCGGGAGGTTTTTGGATGCCTTCCATAGCGATGATTTTATCCGCAATCGTGCTTGTCGTTACGGCTTGGCAGCATCCCCGAATGTTTCTCGTTTTTCTGCTGCTGATTTCGAGCGGACTTCTTTGGGCAAGGAAGATCTTCTTTTCTCGGTAA
- a CDS encoding ethanolamine ammonia-lyase subunit EutB, with protein MGYRTILGSKTYTFSDLKTLMAKASPLRSGDELAGIAASTQEERIAAQMALADLPLREFLKIELVPAETDEVSRLIFDSHEEESFSSISSQTVGEFRDFLLNENTDTSVINSIRDGITPEMAAAVSKLMSNQDLVLVAKKSPIISKFRNTIGLPGRLSTRLQPNHPTDDPKGIAASILDGLYLGSGDAVIGINPATDNVPTVIALLEMLDSIIQKYSIPTQSCILSHVTTSIKVMEQGAPLDLVFQSIGGTEALNRSFGVDLSVLAESRQMALELGRGTVGNNVMYFETGQGSALSAGAHHGVDQQTLEARAYAVAKKFDPLLVNTVVGFIGPEYLYNGKQILRAGLEDHFCGKLLGLPMGVDICYTNHADADQDDMDVLLTLLGAAGCNYIMGVPGADDVMLSYQSTSFHDALYLRQLFGLRPSPEFEEWLLSKGIFSEARGFLPNEGKSSFLLEGILGENFR; from the coding sequence ATGGGATATAGGACGATTCTTGGATCCAAAACTTATACGTTTTCGGATTTGAAAACATTGATGGCTAAGGCAAGTCCCTTGCGTTCCGGGGATGAGCTAGCTGGAATCGCAGCTTCCACGCAGGAGGAGAGAATCGCGGCCCAGATGGCACTTGCCGATTTACCGTTACGAGAATTCCTAAAGATAGAACTCGTTCCTGCGGAAACGGACGAGGTGAGTCGTTTGATTTTCGATTCGCATGAGGAAGAGAGTTTTTCCTCTATTTCCTCTCAAACCGTGGGGGAATTTAGGGATTTTCTTCTAAATGAAAACACGGACACTTCCGTGATCAATAGCATTCGAGACGGTATTACTCCCGAAATGGCTGCCGCTGTCTCCAAACTCATGTCCAACCAAGACCTTGTCTTAGTCGCAAAAAAGTCCCCTATAATATCCAAATTTCGTAATACGATCGGATTGCCTGGAAGACTTTCCACTCGGCTTCAACCGAATCATCCTACGGATGATCCGAAAGGAATCGCAGCTAGTATCTTGGACGGTTTGTATTTGGGAAGCGGGGACGCCGTGATAGGAATTAATCCGGCGACCGATAATGTTCCTACGGTAATTGCGCTTTTGGAGATGTTGGATTCGATCATTCAAAAGTATTCTATTCCCACTCAATCCTGCATTCTGAGTCATGTGACTACTTCGATAAAGGTAATGGAACAGGGCGCCCCGTTGGATCTGGTATTCCAATCCATAGGAGGCACCGAGGCATTAAATAGGAGTTTCGGTGTGGATCTATCCGTCTTAGCAGAATCCAGGCAGATGGCCTTGGAGCTCGGTAGAGGGACGGTAGGAAATAATGTTATGTATTTCGAAACCGGTCAGGGGAGCGCGCTTTCCGCGGGGGCTCACCACGGAGTGGATCAGCAGACTCTGGAAGCTCGGGCGTATGCGGTCGCAAAGAAGTTCGATCCTCTTCTTGTGAACACCGTCGTCGGTTTTATAGGACCGGAATATCTATATAATGGAAAACAAATATTGAGGGCCGGGTTGGAGGATCATTTCTGCGGTAAGCTATTGGGGCTTCCTATGGGAGTGGATATCTGCTATACCAATCATGCGGACGCGGACCAGGATGATATGGACGTTCTTTTAACGTTGCTTGGGGCCGCAGGCTGTAATTATATCATGGGAGTTCCGGGAGCCGACGATGTGATGCTTTCTTATCAGAGTACTTCTTTTCACGACGCATTGTATCTTAGGCAATTATTCGGCCTCAGGCCTTCTCCGGAATTCGAAGAATGGTTACTTTCAAAAGGAATCTTCAGCGAGGCTCGAGGGTTCTTACCGAACGAAGGAAAATCCTCTTTCCTATTGGAAGGTATCTTAGGAGAAAATTTTCGATGA
- the eutC gene encoding ethanolamine ammonia-lyase subunit EutC: MKSWDSWKKSTAARIGLDRSGGSVSTKEILRFRLDHARARDAVLLEPNYESLMVGLNIFADKSSDGPILLESLARNREEYLLRPDLGRRLSGPSLTKLRSYAKEFDLALVAVDGLSAKALDSNLLPFLEVLFPALIGAGLKLSPPILVKLGRVAIGDEIGEILKSKATVLLIGERPGLTSADSLGMYLTFDPRLGKTDESRNCISNIRPDGMDFKSATEKILYLVKESLHRKISGVDLKDEMQPSFLENRVEKRIE; encoded by the coding sequence ATGAAGTCCTGGGATTCTTGGAAGAAGTCGACTGCGGCTCGAATCGGTTTGGACCGATCCGGCGGTTCCGTATCCACCAAGGAAATACTCCGATTTCGTTTGGATCATGCGAGGGCAAGGGACGCGGTATTATTGGAGCCGAATTATGAAAGCTTAATGGTCGGATTGAACATATTTGCGGATAAGTCGAGCGACGGACCGATTCTTCTGGAAAGTTTGGCGAGAAATCGGGAAGAATATTTGCTTCGCCCCGATTTGGGTCGTCGCCTTTCCGGGCCTTCCCTAACGAAGCTCCGTTCTTATGCGAAAGAATTCGATTTGGCCTTGGTTGCGGTAGACGGTTTGTCCGCCAAGGCTCTCGACTCCAATCTATTGCCTTTTTTAGAAGTTCTTTTTCCTGCTCTGATCGGCGCGGGTTTGAAGTTGTCTCCTCCCATATTGGTAAAATTGGGAAGGGTCGCGATCGGAGATGAAATCGGAGAAATTCTAAAAAGCAAGGCTACAGTTCTACTTATAGGGGAGAGGCCGGGGCTCACTTCGGCGGATAGTTTGGGGATGTATCTGACCTTCGACCCAAGGCTGGGAAAGACAGACGAGTCCCGTAATTGCATTTCGAATATCAGGCCGGATGGGATGGATTTTAAAAGTGCGACGGAGAAGATCTTGTATCTGGTGAAAGAGTCTTTGCACAGAAAAATTTCCGGTGTTGATTTGAAAGACGAGATGCAGCCGTCCTTTTTGGAGAATCGAGTCGAAAAGAGGATAGAATGA
- a CDS encoding TerB family tellurite resistance protein, which translates to MERVSSLASKVLPGHEFYEKFQKSLDRETEIFQLKMNYAKVLVSLWSYSCHADGVFHRKEGNLVGQMVKAMFDTDCIFDHHQDRKAEIIEELSEVFESPLPIKMISDFAEGNPVLAVNFYEDAVCIVTSDGRFTDKEKEFLNDLAGELDISPMDKKNIDNKYTDAEE; encoded by the coding sequence ATGGAAAGGGTTTCATCCTTGGCGAGTAAGGTTTTGCCTGGGCACGAATTCTACGAAAAGTTCCAAAAGAGTTTGGATAGGGAGACCGAGATTTTCCAACTCAAGATGAACTACGCCAAAGTTCTCGTAAGCCTTTGGTCTTATTCTTGTCATGCAGACGGTGTTTTTCATCGGAAAGAAGGGAATTTGGTCGGACAAATGGTAAAAGCCATGTTCGATACGGATTGCATCTTCGATCACCACCAAGATCGGAAGGCCGAAATCATCGAGGAACTTTCCGAAGTCTTCGAATCTCCCTTACCCATCAAAATGATCAGCGACTTTGCGGAAGGTAATCCGGTTCTTGCGGTAAACTTTTACGAAGACGCGGTGTGTATCGTCACTAGCGACGGAAGGTTTACGGACAAAGAGAAGGAATTTTTGAACGACCTAGCGGGAGAATTGGATATCTCCCCGATGGATAAAAAGAATATAGATAATAAGTATACCGACGCCGAGGAATAA
- a CDS encoding HD domain-containing protein, with translation MPLELDISYSFQRLLEKSRSVSGRLVSRQLTFIVDSFLRSRFEKASGILKKGEEVALIALGGYGRMEMAPHSDVDILYLHNGVPDAKLSQIISSINTYLYDSGKEVGHTCRTIKESFRYLDDMSSYHAILDSRFLTGSKELFHKYRIEFLEKLPVKFSARYNEAKEIQLSQRFLREDRPILLSEPNLKTDLCGLRDIQHLYWREKSLNPILSLSGLALLPVFQRGEIQLLEEAYDFLLRVRIALHVLSGRKNDRLDLNLQPEVAEYLGFGSKDELQTVEKFMNILYSHQKNVFFIIRLYLDSVLERAKSGEALSFSYEGLPFMRVGNSVFPPEEGNLFANPHTLYKDILLTFRMIQETGFLISGTLLGEIRFASHFLDDDFRYSAEVNGEFLNILRNPKDRGRILKIMHECQVLGALVPEFGACTNFPLFSYHHEFTVDEHTLLILHELDRLDQGEFEDREILEVYRECSKTEILALAILLHDAGKVKEGDHSEYGAELAVSVGDRLGLSEEDTDLFRFLVEKHILMSELSSKRDISDKILIRNFARTVASPERLKLLYILTVIDTKSVGSNVLTNWKKAILNVLYKNTIDFFRSKPIEESITVEEERIALSKDLVSYLTEKEGQDPKMAKTIAAFAYSAIPQSFLKSVSNRKILKYFKAIASLSQNESEDLFFDTEQDPAFFTVEAVSRNLPEILLDLCCSVSSEGLNLVGMQSYGYGDFQIHILQVTDSQGSGNISPDKLSRMEGKLRLMAKGRLQRDSIAFERTEWNPRKTIPESIVNRSVKFTNEDGPDTTIMEVRMPDMVGLVYRILRKVFEYGLKVSYLKVSTSADYAYDSFYLQTKDGEQVKDPELLRNLETRILEIQAMERMTGELVF, from the coding sequence ATGCCTCTAGAATTAGACATATCTTATAGCTTCCAAAGGCTTTTGGAAAAAAGCAGGTCCGTCTCCGGCAGATTGGTATCCAGACAACTTACGTTCATTGTGGATTCTTTTCTGAGAAGCCGATTCGAAAAGGCTTCCGGGATTTTAAAAAAAGGGGAAGAAGTGGCGCTCATCGCTCTCGGCGGCTATGGGCGGATGGAAATGGCTCCCCATTCCGACGTAGATATATTATATCTACATAATGGTGTTCCCGACGCCAAGCTTTCTCAGATTATCTCCTCGATAAACACCTACTTATACGACTCCGGGAAAGAAGTAGGCCATACTTGCCGAACGATCAAGGAGTCTTTCCGCTATCTGGACGATATGTCCAGTTATCACGCGATCCTGGATAGCAGGTTCCTGACAGGATCCAAAGAGCTTTTTCACAAATACCGGATCGAATTCTTGGAGAAGCTTCCGGTTAAATTTTCCGCCAGATACAACGAGGCCAAAGAAATCCAATTGTCCCAAAGATTCTTACGGGAAGATCGTCCGATTCTACTTTCCGAGCCGAATCTCAAAACGGATTTATGCGGCTTGAGGGATATCCAACATTTATATTGGAGAGAGAAATCCCTGAATCCCATTCTTTCTCTGAGCGGTCTCGCCTTATTGCCAGTATTTCAGAGAGGAGAGATCCAATTATTAGAAGAAGCTTACGATTTCCTTCTTAGAGTTCGGATCGCCTTGCATGTTTTGAGCGGGAGAAAAAACGATCGCTTGGATCTGAATCTACAACCGGAAGTTGCGGAGTATCTGGGCTTCGGAAGTAAGGATGAGCTCCAGACCGTGGAGAAGTTCATGAACATCCTCTACAGTCACCAAAAAAACGTTTTCTTTATCATTCGATTGTACCTGGATTCCGTATTGGAACGAGCCAAGTCAGGAGAGGCGCTGAGTTTTTCCTACGAAGGGCTGCCTTTTATGCGCGTAGGAAATTCGGTATTTCCTCCTGAAGAAGGGAATCTATTCGCGAATCCTCATACATTATATAAGGATATTTTACTCACTTTCCGGATGATACAGGAGACCGGGTTTCTGATCTCCGGAACTTTGCTCGGGGAGATTCGTTTCGCATCCCATTTCTTGGACGACGATTTCAGATACTCGGCAGAAGTGAACGGAGAGTTCCTGAATATTCTTAGAAACCCCAAGGATAGGGGAAGAATATTAAAAATAATGCATGAATGCCAGGTTTTGGGCGCATTGGTTCCGGAGTTCGGGGCCTGTACGAACTTTCCCCTATTCAGTTATCACCACGAATTTACGGTGGACGAGCATACTCTTCTCATTTTGCACGAGCTCGATCGTTTGGACCAAGGAGAATTCGAAGACAGGGAGATACTGGAAGTCTACCGAGAATGTTCCAAGACGGAGATACTCGCTTTGGCGATTCTTTTGCATGACGCGGGAAAAGTGAAAGAAGGCGATCATTCCGAGTACGGAGCGGAACTGGCAGTGTCCGTAGGAGATCGTCTCGGACTATCCGAGGAAGATACGGATCTATTCCGGTTTCTCGTGGAGAAGCATATTCTGATGTCGGAACTTTCCTCTAAGAGGGATATTTCGGATAAGATACTTATCCGAAATTTTGCAAGGACGGTCGCTTCTCCCGAGAGATTGAAGTTGCTTTATATTCTTACCGTAATCGATACCAAGTCCGTGGGAAGCAACGTTCTTACAAATTGGAAGAAGGCGATATTAAACGTTCTTTATAAGAATACGATAGATTTTTTCCGGAGCAAGCCGATAGAGGAATCGATAACGGTAGAAGAAGAGAGAATCGCCCTTTCCAAGGATCTGGTTTCTTATTTGACGGAAAAAGAAGGACAGGATCCTAAGATGGCCAAGACAATCGCGGCTTTCGCTTATTCCGCTATTCCGCAGAGTTTTCTTAAATCCGTCTCCAATCGAAAGATATTAAAATACTTTAAAGCTATTGCTTCTCTTAGTCAGAACGAATCCGAGGACCTCTTCTTCGATACTGAGCAGGATCCTGCGTTCTTTACTGTGGAGGCGGTAAGTAGGAACCTTCCCGAAATCCTATTGGATCTTTGTTGCTCCGTTTCTTCCGAGGGTTTGAATCTTGTGGGTATGCAAAGTTACGGATACGGAGATTTCCAAATTCATATACTCCAAGTGACTGATTCCCAAGGGAGCGGTAATATCTCTCCGGATAAACTTTCTCGAATGGAAGGTAAGTTGAGGCTGATGGCCAAAGGGAGATTGCAAAGGGATAGTATCGCCTTCGAAAGAACCGAATGGAATCCACGTAAGACGATACCCGAGAGCATCGTCAATCGCTCCGTAAAATTCACCAACGAGGACGGTCCGGATACTACGATTATGGAGGTCCGGATGCCGGATATGGTCGGGCTCGTTTATCGTATTTTAAGGAAAGTTTTCGAATACGGTTTAAAAGTTTCTTATTTAAAAGTTTCCACTTCGGCGGATTACGCCTATGATTCATTTTATTTACAGACTAAAGACGGAGAACAGGTCAAGGATCCCGAATTATTACGTAATTTAGAGACCAGGATCTTGGAAATCCAAGCCATGGAAAGGATGACAGGGGAACTCGTCTTTTAA
- a CDS encoding glycoside hydrolase family 13 protein, whose product MDSDTRSVAVSSRKKDLKSSARPIQKPSPTRRTKKIEADWWKNAVVYQIYPRSFRDANGDGIGDLEGIIQKLDYLNDGTQNSLGIDAIWLSPIYPSPMFDFGYDISDYEDIDPVFGNIETFKRLLKEAHKRKIRIIMDLVANHTSHLHPWFVESRSSKDNPKRDWYIWKDPVNGGPPNNWMGTFGGRAWTYDKETEQYYYHSFLSEQPDLNWRNPEVKKAIFQMVKNWLDMGVDGFRLDVVNLFVKDGEFRSNPRKRWLARPFDRQNHIYDRNRPELHDILKDLRKLLDSYGDRMSVGEVMMEPPGTSALPASYYGAKGDELHLAFNFAFFYTPWRAEKFRDVVKEWEKCLRDKGWPNYTLSNHDFQRHITRYSKGRETIHRAKIAAMMLLTLRGTPFLYYGEEIGMMDERVPKNRIQDPVGKRYWPVYPSRDNCRLPMCWSAQANGGFSSADPWLPVFSRFENINVESESRSIDSLLNFYKKLIWIRKGNDVLKKGTLALDYDSPPGVLQYTREYEKKKCLIILNFENEPKKIVANANRTAQVLISTHRKPEKMEIPVVFEIAPYEGMVLEY is encoded by the coding sequence ATGGATTCAGATACCCGTTCCGTCGCCGTTTCCAGCCGGAAAAAAGATCTAAAATCTTCGGCGAGACCGATTCAGAAGCCAAGTCCAACCCGACGTACGAAAAAAATCGAGGCGGACTGGTGGAAAAACGCAGTCGTTTATCAGATTTATCCCAGAAGCTTTAGGGATGCCAACGGGGACGGGATCGGAGATCTGGAAGGAATCATCCAGAAGCTGGATTATCTGAACGACGGGACTCAGAATTCCCTGGGGATAGACGCGATTTGGTTATCTCCCATCTATCCTTCTCCGATGTTCGATTTCGGATACGATATTTCCGATTACGAGGATATCGATCCGGTATTCGGAAACATCGAAACTTTCAAACGTTTATTAAAAGAAGCTCATAAAAGAAAGATCCGTATCATTATGGATCTGGTAGCGAATCATACTTCCCATCTGCATCCTTGGTTCGTGGAGTCCCGGTCCTCCAAAGACAATCCTAAACGGGACTGGTATATCTGGAAGGATCCGGTTAACGGAGGTCCGCCCAATAATTGGATGGGTACTTTCGGGGGAAGAGCCTGGACCTACGATAAGGAAACCGAGCAATATTATTATCATTCCTTTCTTTCCGAACAGCCGGACCTGAATTGGAGAAATCCCGAGGTCAAGAAGGCTATTTTCCAAATGGTCAAGAATTGGCTGGATATGGGTGTGGACGGTTTCCGTTTGGACGTGGTAAATCTATTCGTTAAGGACGGAGAATTTAGAAGCAATCCTAGAAAGAGATGGTTGGCTCGTCCTTTCGACCGCCAGAATCACATCTACGATCGTAATCGTCCCGAACTTCATGATATTCTAAAGGACTTGAGAAAGCTTTTGGATTCCTACGGCGATCGAATGTCAGTGGGAGAAGTCATGATGGAACCTCCCGGCACGAGCGCGCTCCCTGCATCCTATTATGGTGCGAAAGGAGACGAACTGCATCTCGCTTTCAATTTCGCATTTTTCTATACTCCTTGGAGAGCGGAAAAATTCCGGGATGTTGTGAAAGAATGGGAGAAATGCCTGAGAGATAAGGGCTGGCCCAATTACACATTAAGCAATCACGATTTTCAAAGACATATCACCCGTTATTCTAAAGGTAGAGAAACGATCCATCGAGCGAAGATCGCCGCGATGATGCTCTTAACCCTGAGAGGAACTCCTTTCCTTTATTATGGAGAGGAAATCGGTATGATGGACGAAAGAGTCCCTAAGAATCGGATCCAGGATCCCGTCGGGAAACGTTATTGGCCCGTGTATCCTAGCCGAGATAATTGTAGACTTCCTATGTGCTGGTCGGCTCAGGCCAACGGCGGCTTTAGCTCTGCGGATCCTTGGTTGCCCGTATTTTCCCGTTTCGAGAATATCAACGTGGAAAGCGAATCCCGTTCCATAGATAGTCTTCTCAATTTTTATAAAAAGTTAATATGGATCCGAAAGGGAAACGACGTACTCAAGAAGGGAACCTTGGCTCTAGATTACGATTCTCCTCCGGGAGTGTTGCAATACACCCGCGAGTACGAGAAGAAGAAATGTCTGATTATTCTCAATTTCGAGAACGAACCTAAGAAGATTGTAGCGAATGCGAATCGTACCGCCCAGGTCCTGATTTCCACACATAGAAAGCCTGAAAAGATGGAAATCCCCGTAGTGTTCGAAATCGCTCCTTACGAGGGAATGGTTCTCGAATACTGA